From Cryobacterium sp. GrIS_2_6:
GGAACGGTTGGACAGCATCCGGTGCAGCAGCAGGCGTTGGGCCGGCACGGCTGCCACGTCGAGGGAGGTCATCGGCTCGTCGAGCAGCAGGAGGCGCGGCCGCGCGGCGAGGGCGCGAGCGACGGCGACCCGCTGCGCCTGGCCGCCCGAGAGGGCGCCGGGCTTGCGGTCGGCGAGGTCGGCGACGTCCGCGGCGATGAGCCATTCCTCGGCGAGCTCACGCGCCCTGGCGCGGGGGGCCCCTGCGCTCCGCGGGCCGAAGGCGACGTTGTCGCGCACGGACAGGTGCGGGAACAGGAGCGGCTCCTGGGCGAGGAGGACGGTGCCGCGGGCATGCGGCGGAGTCCAGGTGCCTGCGCGGGGGAAGGTGCCGGAGCGTCCGCCGGGTGTAGCGGATGCCGCGGGCAGGTCGAAGAGGACGTGGCCGGTGAGGCTCGCGCGGCCGGAATCGGGTCGCAGCAGGCCGGCGCTGATCTGCACGACGGTCGACTTCCCTGCCCCATTGGAGCCGAGGAGCGCGACGGTCTCCCCCGGTTGCACGCTGAAGGCCACATCGAGGTTCCGGTGCGCGAGGACCGCCTCGAACTCGAAGGTCACGAGAGCCCTCGCGGTCGGTGGGTCGCCACCATGACCACGACCGCGACCACGACGAGGACCAGCGCGAGCGCGACGGCGGCATCCGGATCCGTCTCGCGCTGCAGATAGATCTCGAGCGGCAGCGTGCGGGTGACACCCTCGAGGCTGCCCGCGAAGGTCAGGGTCGCACCGAACTCGCCGAGCGCCCGTGCGAAGGCGAGCACGGCCCCCGAGACGAGCCCGGGCACGACGAGCGGCAGGGTCACCCGCCAGAAAACGGTGTTCGGGGCGGCGCCGAGGGTCGCGGCGACGGCCTCGTATCGCGCGCCTGAGGCCCGCAGCGTCGCCTCGACACTGAGCACGAGGAACGGGAGCGCGACGAACGCCTGCGCGAGCACGACGGCCGTCGTCGAGAACGCGATCTGGATTCCGAGCACCTCGAAGGTCTGGCCGAGCAGCCCGCGGCGCCCGAACGTCGAGAGCAGCGCGATCCCGCCGACGACGGGAGGAAGCACAAGCGGCAGCAGCACGAACGCCCGCACGAGTCTCTGGCCGCGGAACCGGCTCCGGGCGAGCACGACCGCCATCGGCACCCCGAGCAGCAGGCAGAGCGCCGTGCTCGCGCTGGCCGTGCGGAGACTGAGCAACAGCGCCGCGATCGCGGATGGCGAGGTGACGAGTGCGACGAAGTCCGCCCAGTCGACCCTCGCGGTCATCCCGACGATCGGCAGCACGATGAAGAGCGCGCCGACGGCAGCGACAGCGACGATCCAGCGCGGCACACCGAGCACCTCGGCATCGTCCCGCGCCGTGACGCGGAGAGAGACCGCCGCCCCGCTGGCCCGTGTCATGCGACGCTCACGGGGCGCCGAAGCCGGCGGCCGCGAGCACCTTCTGCCCGGTGGGTCCGGTGACGAAGTCCGCGAACAGGGTCCCGAGTTCGGCGTGGGCGCTCGCGGCGACGACGCCGATCGGGTACGAGTTCACGGCCTTGGCGGATTCGGGGAACGGGATGCCGACGACGCTCGCACCCGCTCCGGCGACGTCCGTGACATAGACGAGGCCGGCATCCGCTTCACCGGAGGACACCTTGCCGAGCACGTCGGTAACGGCGTTCTCTTCGCTGACCGGGGTGAGGGTCACGCCGGTCGCCTTCTCGATCGTGGCGGTCGCGGAGCCGCAGGGTACCTGGGCGGCGCAGATGACGACCTTGGTGGCGGGGTTCGCGAGGTCGGCGAAGCTCGCGACGCGGGCCTGGTTGCCCGGCGGAACGGCGATCTCGAGGGTGTTGGTCGCGAACACCGTCGGGGTGCCCGTGACGAGGCCGGCATCGGTGAGCTTGGTCATGTTCTTCGTGTCGGCCGAGGCGAAGACGTCGGCGGGGGCGCCCTCGGTGATCTGGGTGACGAGGTCGGCCGAACCGGCGAAGTTGAGCGCAACGGACACGCCGGGGTTCGCGGCCTCGAACTCGGTCGCGAGCTCGGTGAAGGTCTTCTTGAGGGAGGCCGCCGCGAAGACGGTCAGGGTCTCCGGCGCACGGCTCGCGGTAGTCGTCGACGCAGCGGATGCCGCGGCGGACGCGGTCGCGGACGCGTCGGCCCCGCCCGGGCCGGCACACGCCGTCGTCAGCGCGGCGGCGGCCAGGACGCCAAGCGAGGCAAGAACGTAACGTCGAGCGGGGTGACGGCGAGTGCTCACGAATGCTCCTGGGGGATTTCGACGATCACGGTGGTGGCCTTCACGACGGCGACCGCGACGGACCCGGGCACGAGGCCGAGTTCCCGCACGGCCTCTGTGCTCATCAGGGAGACGACGCGGTGCGGCCCGCACTGCATCTCGACCTGGGACATCACCGGGTCGCTCACGACCCGCGTGACAAGCCCGACGAACCGGTTGCGCGCCGAGCTCGCCGTGCCGGACGGGTCCGTCGGCACGGCGGCGTGTTCGGTGGCGAGCCGGGCGAGGTCGACGCCGTCGACGACCATGCGGCCGGCAGCATCCGTCGTGGCCGGCAGCACCTCGTTGTCGATCCAGCGGCGCACCGTGTCGTCGCTCACGCCGAGGAAGCCGGCGGCCTCGCGAATCCGTATTTGCGACATAAGAAGCACTATATTCCCTCATCTACGGATTCGCTGCCCGTTCTGCTTCGATCGGCTTCCCGTGCGGCACACTGGGGACATGACGACGAACACCCCGACGGATGCGACGCCGCGCGTCGCGCAAATCATCGTCGCGTCGACCCGCGCTGCGGCCGGCATCTATCCTGACCGCACCGGGCCGGTCATCGACGCCTGGCTCGTCGACAGGGGCTGGACAGTGGACGCCCTCCACGTCGTGCCGGACGGCGACCGCGTCGGCCAGGCCCTCGGCGCCGCGATCGCTCTGTACTGCGATCTCGTGATCACGACCGGCGGCACCGGCGTGAGCCCGCACGACGAGACGCCCGAGCAGACGCTGCCGCACCTCGACCGGCTCATCCCGGGACTCGCGGAGGAACTCCGCCGCCGGGGCGGGGCATCCACCCCGCTCGCCCTGCTCTCCCGCGGGTACGTCGGCGTCGCCCGCGGCCGCACCGTGGTGGTGAACCTGCCCGGCTCGACCGGCGGCGTGCGCGACGGCCTCGCCGTGCTCGACGAGGTGCTTCCTCACCTCATCGACCAGCTCCACGGCCGCGACCACTGACGGGCACCGTACGACCCGCGGCGGAGCGCCCCCGGATGGGGACGGATACCGTGGACGACGACGACCCGAAAATGCGGTTGACTGGATACTCGGCCCGGGACGACTGGAGCAGCAATGGACCTCAATACCGTTGTGACGATCACGCCCGCCCGCGAGCGCGCCGACCTGGGGTTACTCGGCGAAACGGTCGCTCCCCTGGCGGGCGGTTCCGAGCTGTTCGCCGATCCCCGGGTTCACCTCACCGGCCTCGTCGACCTGCAGGCGTTCGGCTGGCCCGCGCTAGCCGTGACCCCTGAGGGCCTGGAGATTGCCGCAACGTGCACCCTCGCCCAACTCGCCGCCCTCCCCGCGGAGCCGGGCTGGACCGCGCATCCGCTGCTCTTCGAATGCTGCACCGCCCTCTACGGTTCGTTCAAGGTCTGGAACGTCGCAACCGTCGGCGGCAACCTTGCCACCGCCCTCCCCGCCGGCCCGATGACGAGCCTCGCCGCGGCCCTCGACGCCGAGGTACTCATCTGGCGCCGCGACGGAAGCGACGAGCGCCTCCCCGCCGCCGACTTCGTCACCGGCGACATGACGACCGTGTTGCGCACCGGGGACGTGCTGCGCTCCATCCACATCCCGGAGGCGTCGCTGCGCGCCCGCACCGCGTTCCGCAAGATCGCGCTTTCCCCCATCGGCCGCTCGGGCGCCGTCGTCATCGGCCGCCTCGACCGCGACGGCCGCTTCACCCTCACCGTCACGGCCGCGACCCTCCGGCCCGTGCAGCTGCGTTATGCAACTCTGCCGACCGCGGCCGCGCTCCGTGCCGGCGTCGCAGGCATCGAAGCCTGGTTCACGGATGCCCACGGCGCGGCCGACTGGCGCGCCGCGGTCAGCGCCGTGCTCGCCGAGGAGATCCGCCAGCAGCTCGAGGGCCCGGAAACCATTCCAGCCGCGATACCGGCAGAGACTCCCCCGACCGGAAGCGAGGCCCGCCCGTGAGGTTCGAGATCAACGGCCAGTGGGTCGACGCCGCGGCAGCGCCCGGGCAGTGCCTGCGCACCTTCCTGCGTGAACTCGAGCACTTCGAGGTGAAGAAGGGCTGCGACACCGGCGACTGCGGCGCGTGTTCGGTGCTCGTTGACGGCACCCCGGTGCACTCCTGCATCTACCCGGCATTCCGCGCCGAGGGCACCGCGATCACGACCGCCGCCGGCCTCGGCACGCCGGGCGACCTCGCGCCCGTGCAGCAGCGTTTCGTCGACCACGCCGGCTTCCAGTGCGGCTTCTGCACCCCGGGCATGGTCGTGACCGCCTCCACGCTCACCGAGCAGGATCTCGAGGACCTGCCGCGCCTGCTCAAGGGCAACATCTGCCGGTGCACGGGGTACCGCGCGATCGACGACGCCGTCCACGGACGGCACACCCCGGCAGACGGTTCGGCCCCGTGCACCCTTCCGCCCGACGGCCTCGGTCCCGTGGTCCGCACCGGAACCCGCCCGGCTCCCCCGTCGGCACCCGGTCCAGGCGCTGGGGCCCCGCACGCCGAGCCCCAGGCCGCCCAGACCGCCACCGCGCCCACACCGACCCGCGGCTACGTCGGCGCCTCCACACACGCCCCGGCGAGCGAGCGGGTCGTGAGCGGACTCGAACCGTACACGCTCGACGTCGCGGTGCCCGGCCTGCTGCACGTGAGCGTACTGCAGAGTCCGCACGCGCACGCCAGCATCCGCTCGATCGACACCGGGCGAGCTGCGTCCCTGCCCGGCGTGCACGCCGTGCTCACCCACTCCGACTCCCCCCCGACCCTCTTCTCGACGGCCCGGCACGAGGACCGCCACGACGACCCCGACGACACCCTCGTCTTCGACCGGGTCCTCCGGTTCCGCGGCCAAAGGGTCGCGGCCGTCGTCGCGGACACCGTCGCGATCGCGGAGGCCGCCTGTCGCCTGATCGACGTCGAGTACGACCTTCTCCCCGCCGTGTTCGACCCGTCGCGCGCGACGGAGCCCGGCGCCCCCCTCGTGCACGGCGAGAAGGATGCCGCGGCGAGCCGCGTCGCCGACCCCTCCCGCAACCTCGTGGCCGAGCTGCACGGCGAATACGGCGACCTCGAGGCCGGCCTCGCCGAGGCGACCCACCTGGTCACCGGAACCTGGCAGACCCAGCGGGTCGCGCACACCCACCTCGAGACGCACGGCACGATCGGCTGGCTCGAACACGCCGGCACCCCCGAGCAGCGGCTGGTCCTGCGGACGAGCTCCCAGGTGCCCTTCCTCGTGCAGCGGGAGATCTGCCGCGTCTTCGACCTAGACCCTGCCGCGGTCCGGGTCTTCACCGCCCGCGTCGGCGGCGGGTTCGGCGGCAAGCAGGAGATCCTCACCGAGGATCTCGTCACCCTCGCGGTTCTCGCGACCGGGCGCCCGGTGCAGTACGAGTTCAGCCGCGCCGACGAGTTCCGGGTCGCGCCCACCCGGCATCCGATGCGGGTCGGCGTCACCCTCGGCGCGACCGACGACGGCCGCCTCACGGCGCTCGCCCTCGACGTTCTGAGCGACACCGGCGCCTATGGCAACCACGGGCCCGGCGTGATGTACCACGGCAGCTCCGAGTCGGTGAGCCTGTACTCCGTGCCCAACAAGCGAGTGGATGCCCGCAGCGTCTACACGAACAACCTCCCCTCCGGCGCCTTCCGCGGCTATGGCCTGGGCCAGGTCATCTTCGCTGTCGAATCGGCGCTCGACGACCTCGCCCGCGACCTCGGCGTCGGCCCCTTCGACCTGCGCCGGCTCAACTCCGTGCGCCCGGGCGACCCGCTCGTGGTCACCCACGTCGAGGGCGAGGACCTCATCTTCGGCAGCTACGGGCTGGACCAGTGCCTCGACCTCGCCGAAGCGGCGCTCGCCCGCGGCAACGGCGCGCCCGTGCCCGATGGACCAGAGTGGCGGGTCGGCGAGGGCATGGCGACCGCGATGATCGCGACGATCCCCCCGCGCGGACACTTCGCCCAGGCATCCGTCACGCTCGGCGACGACGGCCGCTACGCCGTTCGCGTCGGGACCGCCGAGTTCGGCAACGGCACCACGACCGTGCACACCCAGCTCGCCGCGACCGCCCTCGGCACGAGCCCCGACCGGATCGATATCCTGCAGTCCGACACCGACACGATCGGCTACGACACCGGCGCCTTCGGCTCGGCAGGCATCGTCGTCGCCGGCAACGCCGTGCTTGGTGCGG
This genomic window contains:
- a CDS encoding ABC transporter permease yields the protein MTRASGAAVSLRVTARDDAEVLGVPRWIVAVAAVGALFIVLPIVGMTARVDWADFVALVTSPSAIAALLLSLRTASASTALCLLLGVPMAVVLARSRFRGQRLVRAFVLLPLVLPPVVGGIALLSTFGRRGLLGQTFEVLGIQIAFSTTAVVLAQAFVALPFLVLSVEATLRASGARYEAVAATLGAAPNTVFWRVTLPLVVPGLVSGAVLAFARALGEFGATLTFAGSLEGVTRTLPLEIYLQRETDPDAAVALALVLVVVAVVVMVATHRPRGLS
- a CDS encoding FAD binding domain-containing protein produces the protein MDLNTVVTITPARERADLGLLGETVAPLAGGSELFADPRVHLTGLVDLQAFGWPALAVTPEGLEIAATCTLAQLAALPAEPGWTAHPLLFECCTALYGSFKVWNVATVGGNLATALPAGPMTSLAAALDAEVLIWRRDGSDERLPAADFVTGDMTTVLRTGDVLRSIHIPEASLRARTAFRKIALSPIGRSGAVVIGRLDRDGRFTLTVTAATLRPVQLRYATLPTAAALRAGVAGIEAWFTDAHGAADWRAAVSAVLAEEIRQQLEGPETIPAAIPAETPPTGSEARP
- a CDS encoding MogA/MoaB family molybdenum cofactor biosynthesis protein, which codes for MTTNTPTDATPRVAQIIVASTRAAAGIYPDRTGPVIDAWLVDRGWTVDALHVVPDGDRVGQALGAAIALYCDLVITTGGTGVSPHDETPEQTLPHLDRLIPGLAEELRRRGGASTPLALLSRGYVGVARGRTVVVNLPGSTGGVRDGLAVLDEVLPHLIDQLHGRDH
- the modA gene encoding molybdate ABC transporter substrate-binding protein, with the translated sequence MSTRRHPARRYVLASLGVLAAAALTTACAGPGGADASATASAAASAASTTTASRAPETLTVFAAASLKKTFTELATEFEAANPGVSVALNFAGSADLVTQITEGAPADVFASADTKNMTKLTDAGLVTGTPTVFATNTLEIAVPPGNQARVASFADLANPATKVVICAAQVPCGSATATIEKATGVTLTPVSEENAVTDVLGKVSSGEADAGLVYVTDVAGAGASVVGIPFPESAKAVNSYPIGVVAASAHAELGTLFADFVTGPTGQKVLAAAGFGAP
- a CDS encoding TOBE domain-containing protein codes for the protein MSQIRIREAAGFLGVSDDTVRRWIDNEVLPATTDAAGRMVVDGVDLARLATEHAAVPTDPSGTASSARNRFVGLVTRVVSDPVMSQVEMQCGPHRVVSLMSTEAVRELGLVPGSVAVAVVKATTVIVEIPQEHS
- a CDS encoding molybdopterin cofactor-binding domain-containing protein, whose amino-acid sequence is MRFEINGQWVDAAAAPGQCLRTFLRELEHFEVKKGCDTGDCGACSVLVDGTPVHSCIYPAFRAEGTAITTAAGLGTPGDLAPVQQRFVDHAGFQCGFCTPGMVVTASTLTEQDLEDLPRLLKGNICRCTGYRAIDDAVHGRHTPADGSAPCTLPPDGLGPVVRTGTRPAPPSAPGPGAGAPHAEPQAAQTATAPTPTRGYVGASTHAPASERVVSGLEPYTLDVAVPGLLHVSVLQSPHAHASIRSIDTGRAASLPGVHAVLTHSDSPPTLFSTARHEDRHDDPDDTLVFDRVLRFRGQRVAAVVADTVAIAEAACRLIDVEYDLLPAVFDPSRATEPGAPLVHGEKDAAASRVADPSRNLVAELHGEYGDLEAGLAEATHLVTGTWQTQRVAHTHLETHGTIGWLEHAGTPEQRLVLRTSSQVPFLVQREICRVFDLDPAAVRVFTARVGGGFGGKQEILTEDLVTLAVLATGRPVQYEFSRADEFRVAPTRHPMRVGVTLGATDDGRLTALALDVLSDTGAYGNHGPGVMYHGSSESVSLYSVPNKRVDARSVYTNNLPSGAFRGYGLGQVIFAVESALDDLARDLGVGPFDLRRLNSVRPGDPLVVTHVEGEDLIFGSYGLDQCLDLAEAALARGNGAPVPDGPEWRVGEGMATAMIATIPPRGHFAQASVTLGDDGRYAVRVGTAEFGNGTTTVHTQLAATALGTSPDRIDILQSDTDTIGYDTGAFGSAGIVVAGNAVLGAATALAAALRQAATDAHPGTPADAWLLEPDGLRCGSTVVSLTELADRAAAAAPAGDASVAPASTSGPSPAAAGLGLRGTSSEDGAVRSVAFNVQAFRVAVSTLTGEVRILQSIQSADAGVVMNPAQCRGQIEGGVAQAIGTALYEEVLLDGEGTVTTSVMRNYHVPLLADLPVTEVYFAETSDDLGPYGAKSMSESPYNPVAPALANAVRDAIGIRPYELPMSRDRIWRLMHP